The following coding sequences lie in one Candidatus Neptunochlamydia sp. REUL1 genomic window:
- the clpP gene encoding ATP-dependent Clp endopeptidase proteolytic subunit ClpP: protein MSLIPYVIEDTGRGERSMDIYSRLLKDRIIFIGTEINDQVANAVVAQLIFLRADDPKKDISIYINSPGGVISSGLAIYDTIRFLGIDVNTYCLGQAASMGALLLAAGTKGKRFALPNSRIMIHQPLGGITGSSADIHIQAQEILRMKRVLAQIIAEHTGQPLEKVIEDSDRDFFMSAEDAVTYGLIDKVVIPTKGKKDK, encoded by the coding sequence ATGTCTTTGATACCCTATGTCATTGAAGATACTGGGCGTGGTGAACGCTCAATGGACATCTACTCCCGTCTTCTTAAGGACAGGATCATCTTCATTGGAACCGAGATCAACGATCAGGTGGCCAATGCTGTGGTTGCACAGCTTATTTTTCTACGCGCTGATGATCCCAAGAAAGATATCAGTATCTATATTAACTCACCTGGTGGTGTGATTTCGTCAGGCCTGGCAATCTACGATACTATCCGTTTCCTAGGAATCGACGTAAACACCTACTGCTTAGGACAAGCTGCCTCAATGGGAGCTCTTCTTTTGGCAGCAGGAACAAAAGGAAAGCGATTTGCCCTTCCTAATAGCCGGATCATGATCCACCAACCACTTGGGGGGATCACTGGTTCATCTGCTGACATCCATATTCAGGCCCAGGAAATTCTAAGAATGAAGAGGGTCCTTGCTCAAATTATTGCTGAACATACTGGGCAACCCCTCGAAAAAGTCATTGAAGATTCTGACCGCGACTTCTTTATGAGCGCCGAAGATGCAGTAACATATGGATTGATCGATAAAGTGGTTATCCCGACTAAAGGAAAAAAAGATAAATGA
- the clpX gene encoding ATP-dependent Clp protease ATP-binding subunit ClpX → MSKPTNGSQEMAACSFCGRTEDAVEKLVSGPNAFICDKCVRLCMDIVEKKAVKHEIKLLKPIEIKERLDSYIIGQEKAKKTIAVAVYNHYKRIRSLSNDKDEMEYSKSNVLLLGPTGSGKTLIARTLAEVLDVPFAIADATTLTEAGYVGEDVENIILRLVQNADYDIARAEQGIIYVDEIDKIRKTSGNVSITRDVSGEGVQQSLLKIVEGTVANVPPKGGRKHPNQEYIKINTQNILFIVGGAFVNLDKIVAKRLGKGVIGFDTEQQDRAFDATETNYLLSKVETEDLVEFGLIPEFVGRFNSLANCNELTLDDLVEILVKPKNAIIGQYQRLFNEDGVDLSFTEGALKAVAAKAKKSETGARALRMIVETLLMDLMYEVPSDPTVKQVTIEEECVTDDKPPVIKHSKEEAG, encoded by the coding sequence ATGAGCAAACCGACGAACGGATCCCAAGAAATGGCAGCCTGCTCTTTTTGTGGGCGAACAGAAGATGCTGTTGAAAAACTCGTCTCAGGTCCTAATGCCTTCATCTGCGACAAGTGTGTCCGTCTTTGTATGGATATTGTCGAAAAAAAAGCCGTTAAGCATGAGATCAAGCTCTTAAAACCCATAGAAATCAAGGAGCGCCTAGACTCCTATATCATTGGGCAGGAAAAAGCAAAGAAAACTATTGCTGTTGCCGTTTATAACCATTACAAGCGCATTCGCTCCCTCTCCAATGACAAAGATGAAATGGAGTATAGCAAATCAAATGTTCTCCTTCTTGGTCCAACGGGTTCGGGTAAGACTCTCATAGCCCGCACTCTTGCAGAGGTCCTCGATGTCCCCTTTGCTATTGCTGACGCAACAACCCTCACTGAAGCTGGATATGTCGGGGAAGATGTTGAAAATATCATCCTCCGCCTTGTCCAAAATGCTGACTACGATATCGCAAGAGCTGAGCAGGGAATTATCTATGTCGATGAAATTGATAAGATCCGGAAAACCTCAGGTAATGTCTCTATTACTCGGGACGTTTCAGGGGAAGGAGTGCAACAATCTCTTCTGAAAATCGTTGAAGGAACGGTCGCCAATGTTCCCCCTAAAGGAGGACGAAAGCATCCGAATCAAGAATATATCAAGATTAATACCCAAAACATCCTCTTTATCGTTGGAGGAGCTTTTGTTAACCTCGATAAAATCGTAGCAAAACGTTTAGGAAAAGGGGTCATTGGATTTGATACTGAACAGCAAGACCGTGCGTTCGATGCGACAGAAACCAATTATCTCCTTTCAAAAGTTGAGACAGAAGACTTAGTGGAATTTGGCCTAATCCCTGAATTTGTAGGGCGCTTTAATAGCTTAGCAAACTGCAATGAACTCACCTTGGATGATCTTGTAGAGATCCTTGTGAAACCAAAAAATGCAATTATTGGTCAATACCAGCGCCTCTTCAATGAAGATGGTGTGGACCTATCGTTTACAGAGGGTGCGCTAAAGGCGGTTGCTGCCAAGGCAAAGAAATCAGAAACCGGCGCGCGTGCGCTTCGAATGATTGTTGAGACTCTCTTAATGGATTTGATGTATGAAGTTCCTTCCGATCCTACCGTCAAACAGGTAACCATTGAAGAAGAATGTGTGACTGATGACAAACCACCTGTCATCAAACATTCAAAAGAAGAAGCCGGTTAA
- a CDS encoding IS66 family transposase has protein sequence MPYLKNYLSDPEAQIDNNVAERAIRPLAIGRKNWLFVGSEKKRGGGATATLLSLVQTCRNLKINPREYLDDILRRVMSHPASKINELLPAR, from the coding sequence ATTCCTTACCTGAAAAACTACCTCTCTGATCCTGAAGCGCAAATAGACAATAATGTTGCCGAAAGAGCGATCCGCCCCCTTGCCATCGGGAGAAAGAACTGGCTCTTTGTTGGGAGTGAAAAAAAAAGGGGGGGGGGAGCGACAGCGACCTTATTATCGCTTGTACAAACTTGCAGGAACTTGAAGATCAACCCAAGGGAATATCTTGATGATATCCTTAGAAGGGTTATGAGTCATCCTGCCTCAAAAATCAATGAACTTCTTCCAGCTCGATAG
- a CDS encoding M50 family metallopeptidase, with the protein MQSIIYIILAILGLNLLVFIHELGHYIVARRNGMRVEVFSIGFGKPLFSWMRKGVKWQFCPIFFGGYVRIAGMEKEGDLEPYEVPDGFYSKKPWARIKVALAGPVVNLVFAVAIFTVIWALGGREKPFSQFTQLIGYVDHHSELYQNGIRPGDAILEYNDEPFEGYKDLLFAAVVNGHPANIEGVKIDYFTKEKTPYDYTVTPYESPAIQKGMKTIGVLAPASYLIYQAPGYENLPMASSGILPQDRIVWANGELIFSNEQLSGILNSNKAFLTVERGGQTFLAKVPRVPIDDLRLGREEVIEMKDWKYGAGLNQKGESYAFIPYNISYDMSVQNGLYYIDEDSKVSRASSLNKTSHLDTMLRAGDRIIAIDGIPVTNPVEFLKQLQNPRVQIIVKRGKAPLDLSWKNEDHVFLSGIDWEALKPIARSIGTLSPVMQSGDFHLLEPVKPIRLKDFPMTEKEEKKFQETLVTQQKAIEKIPDAEQRELAYAELDHFQNRLMLGVALTDRLVNYNPNPFSLFGSVFSEIARNLTHLISGSLSPKQFGGPIFIVQVMEQNWRVGVKEGLFWLAAISVNLGILNLLPIPVLDGGHICFSIIEKIRRKPMTAKMMQRLVIPFVALLIFMFIYLTYNDIVRLFERVF; encoded by the coding sequence TTGCAAAGCATCATATATATTATCTTAGCGATTCTCGGACTGAACCTTCTCGTTTTTATCCACGAGTTGGGTCATTATATCGTTGCGCGGCGCAATGGAATGCGTGTTGAAGTCTTTAGTATCGGATTTGGAAAGCCACTTTTTAGTTGGATGCGGAAAGGGGTCAAATGGCAATTTTGTCCTATCTTTTTTGGAGGCTACGTCCGCATTGCAGGTATGGAAAAGGAGGGCGACCTCGAGCCCTATGAAGTTCCAGATGGTTTTTACTCGAAAAAGCCGTGGGCACGGATCAAAGTGGCTCTTGCCGGTCCTGTTGTAAACCTTGTCTTTGCTGTAGCCATTTTCACGGTCATTTGGGCTCTTGGAGGGAGGGAAAAGCCTTTCTCGCAGTTTACACAACTTATTGGATATGTAGATCATCACTCGGAACTTTATCAAAATGGAATCCGTCCTGGAGATGCAATTTTAGAGTACAATGACGAGCCGTTTGAAGGGTACAAAGATCTTTTATTTGCAGCTGTTGTTAATGGTCATCCAGCGAATATCGAAGGGGTAAAAATCGACTATTTCACAAAAGAAAAAACCCCTTACGACTATACTGTGACTCCATACGAGAGTCCTGCCATTCAGAAAGGGATGAAGACGATTGGGGTTTTAGCGCCTGCGAGCTATTTAATCTATCAAGCTCCAGGATATGAAAATCTCCCCATGGCAAGCAGCGGTATTTTGCCTCAAGACCGTATTGTATGGGCCAATGGAGAACTCATCTTTTCGAACGAACAACTCTCAGGTATTCTCAATAGCAATAAAGCCTTTTTAACCGTTGAAAGGGGTGGACAGACCTTTTTAGCCAAAGTCCCACGAGTTCCAATTGATGATCTTCGCTTAGGCCGCGAAGAAGTCATAGAGATGAAAGACTGGAAATATGGAGCAGGACTTAATCAAAAGGGGGAGTCTTACGCGTTTATTCCTTACAACATTTCTTACGATATGAGCGTGCAAAACGGGCTCTACTATATCGATGAAGACTCAAAAGTTTCTAGAGCATCTTCTTTGAACAAAACCTCTCATTTGGATACAATGTTGCGTGCTGGAGACCGCATTATTGCCATTGATGGAATTCCTGTAACAAACCCTGTAGAGTTTTTGAAACAGCTTCAAAATCCCCGGGTACAGATCATTGTAAAAAGAGGAAAAGCGCCTCTTGATCTTTCTTGGAAAAACGAAGACCATGTGTTTCTGAGTGGAATCGATTGGGAAGCTCTTAAACCGATCGCTCGCTCAATTGGAACCCTTTCTCCTGTTATGCAGAGTGGAGATTTCCACTTGCTTGAGCCGGTCAAACCGATCCGCTTGAAAGACTTTCCGATGACCGAAAAAGAAGAAAAAAAATTTCAAGAGACTTTGGTGACGCAACAGAAAGCCATCGAGAAAATTCCGGATGCTGAGCAGAGAGAGCTTGCATACGCTGAGTTAGATCATTTTCAAAATCGCCTCATGCTGGGTGTTGCCTTGACAGACCGCCTTGTCAATTACAACCCCAATCCCTTTTCTCTTTTTGGCAGTGTCTTTAGTGAAATTGCACGCAACCTCACTCACCTTATTTCCGGATCTCTTAGTCCCAAGCAATTTGGGGGGCCTATTTTCATCGTGCAAGTCATGGAGCAGAACTGGAGAGTGGGGGTTAAAGAAGGCCTCTTTTGGTTAGCAGCGATTAGCGTCAACTTAGGAATTCTAAATCTTCTGCCTATTCCCGTTCTAGATGGAGGGCATATCTGTTTCTCTATCATAGAGAAGATTCGAAGAAAACCGATGACGGCAAAAATGATGCAGCGGCTGGTGATTCCCTTTGTTGCTCTGCTTATCTTTATGTTTATCTACTTAACATATAATGACATTGTCCGATTGTTTGAGAGGGTTTTTTAA
- a CDS encoding 1-deoxy-D-xylulose-5-phosphate reductoisomerase: MKRIAILGSTGSIGCNTLEVAKHLGYRVDGIAAHSNIDLLEEQARAFRPNCIAVFDQEKAHKLRSRLPEFKIVSGMEGLIEVATLPEVDFLVSAIVGAMGILPTLKGIEAGKTIGLANKEVLIAAGELIMGAARKKNVDIIPIDSEHSAIFQCLQGECPSGIRKLILTASGGPFLTASEKELEEITPSSALKHPTWSMGKKITIDSSTLMNKGLEVIEAKFLFDVPLEKIDVIIHPQSIVHSLVEFIDGSLLSQMGEHDMKIPIQYAMTYPKREKGIASCFDFTKYSKLEFFTPEWEKFPCLGLAFEAAKEGGTLPCFMNAANEVLVQRFLEGKIDWIEIGKKLETLMGAHNAQPQENLSVLFEVDEMARSLATTA; encoded by the coding sequence ATGAAACGGATTGCAATACTAGGAAGTACGGGATCGATTGGTTGCAATACCCTAGAGGTTGCCAAACATTTAGGATACCGAGTGGATGGAATTGCTGCTCATTCCAACATTGATTTATTAGAAGAGCAGGCACGTGCCTTTCGCCCCAATTGTATTGCTGTTTTTGACCAGGAAAAAGCTCATAAGCTCAGGAGCCGGCTTCCCGAATTTAAAATTGTTTCAGGGATGGAGGGGCTGATTGAGGTGGCAACGCTTCCCGAAGTAGATTTCCTTGTTTCCGCGATTGTTGGTGCCATGGGAATCCTCCCAACCCTAAAAGGAATCGAAGCGGGTAAAACAATCGGGCTTGCGAACAAGGAAGTGCTGATTGCTGCTGGAGAACTGATTATGGGGGCCGCTAGGAAAAAAAATGTTGATATTATCCCAATTGATAGCGAACATAGCGCGATTTTTCAGTGCCTTCAGGGAGAATGTCCTAGCGGGATCCGCAAGTTAATCCTGACAGCATCAGGGGGACCTTTTTTAACGGCTTCAGAAAAAGAGCTAGAGGAAATCACTCCAAGCTCCGCGCTCAAGCATCCGACATGGAGCATGGGGAAAAAAATTACCATCGACTCGTCTACCTTGATGAATAAGGGGCTTGAGGTGATCGAAGCAAAATTTTTATTTGATGTTCCTCTTGAAAAAATTGACGTGATTATCCACCCTCAAAGCATTGTTCATAGCCTTGTCGAATTTATCGATGGTTCTCTTCTTTCCCAGATGGGAGAGCATGATATGAAGATCCCCATCCAGTATGCGATGACCTATCCAAAGCGAGAAAAGGGAATTGCCTCTTGTTTCGATTTTACAAAGTATTCTAAACTAGAGTTTTTTACCCCTGAGTGGGAAAAATTTCCTTGTCTGGGGCTTGCTTTTGAAGCTGCAAAGGAGGGGGGGACTCTTCCTTGCTTTATGAATGCAGCGAATGAAGTGCTTGTCCAACGGTTCCTAGAGGGAAAGATTGATTGGATCGAGATTGGAAAAAAATTAGAAACCTTAATGGGTGCGCACAACGCTCAGCCTCAGGAGAACCTAAGCGTTCTTTTTGAAGTTGATGAAATGGCGCGCTCACTTGCAACCACTGCGTGA
- a CDS encoding metal ABC transporter permease gives MNPYTGQSFFGFFGVLFKRVFLALTGDAHSLASDEVQLLVLIMIALSSALVGTFLVLKKMTMLANSLSHTVLLGIVGAFLITRGEGIYNIGVPTLLIGALITALCTTFSTEFLHKKLRLQEDTSIGLIFTAFFALGVVLVTTLTRNSHLGIEAIMGNVDALHPSDMKQVFYLFLFNTALVFLFFRRLELLAFDSQLGRNMGISLIFFNYLLMFQTAITAIGSFRAVGAFLFLAFLVAPVLTARFFTHRLKPLLFLAGGIGVLAAAFSVALSRHVLSVYHIPLSTSGLAATVLGAFFVCGIIKRLISQSERATS, from the coding sequence ATGAATCCCTATACAGGTCAATCGTTTTTTGGTTTCTTTGGTGTTCTCTTTAAGCGGGTCTTCTTAGCGCTAACAGGGGATGCACATTCTCTTGCATCTGATGAAGTGCAACTTTTGGTTCTCATCATGATCGCCCTTTCCTCCGCTCTAGTTGGAACATTTCTTGTTCTTAAGAAAATGACGATGCTTGCCAATTCCCTTTCTCATACCGTCTTATTGGGGATCGTAGGGGCCTTTTTGATTACGCGAGGTGAGGGGATTTATAACATTGGTGTGCCGACCTTGCTCATTGGGGCTTTGATTACGGCTCTTTGTACAACCTTTAGTACGGAATTTCTCCATAAAAAACTCCGCCTTCAGGAAGATACAAGCATTGGGCTGATCTTTACTGCCTTCTTTGCTCTAGGGGTCGTCCTTGTTACCACGCTAACGCGTAATAGTCATCTTGGAATCGAAGCAATTATGGGAAATGTTGATGCGCTCCATCCATCCGATATGAAGCAGGTTTTTTACCTCTTTCTGTTTAATACGGCTCTGGTCTTTTTATTTTTCCGTCGTTTGGAACTCTTGGCGTTTGATTCTCAACTTGGGCGCAACATGGGTATTTCACTTATCTTTTTCAACTACCTGTTGATGTTTCAGACGGCTATAACCGCTATTGGTTCATTTCGTGCGGTTGGGGCATTTCTCTTTTTAGCCTTTTTGGTTGCTCCAGTCCTCACTGCTCGATTTTTTACCCATCGGTTAAAACCCCTCCTCTTTTTAGCAGGAGGAATTGGAGTCTTGGCAGCGGCCTTTTCGGTAGCTCTTTCCAGACATGTCCTTTCTGTGTATCATATTCCACTTTCTACGTCGGGACTTGCTGCAACAGTTCTTGGAGCTTTCTTTGTATGTGGGATCATTAAACGCTTAATATCTCAATCAGAGAGGGCAACTTCATGA
- a CDS encoding metal ABC transporter permease, whose protein sequence is MSFIDYFIDPLYRAPVIGSMLMCLSSALIGTLMVVKRRSLVGEALSHAAYPGVVLSVIVGALFVAPNHPLAILVVLGGAFLSSYFGLEVIEKLRNKFRIHLDAALCLTLSVFLGMGVVFASRIQFTHPLWHQQSQVFIYGQAATMSDMHIVIYGVLSAIVALFILFRFREIEVALFDAPYAHSQGLSMQRVIRGIFFLLILSIVVGIRSVGVILMSGMLLAPTAAARSFTDRLSHLLILSGLFGLISGFGGNYLSLKLSAYGATYPTGPMILLAAVSLSILSLLFAPKKGAVARMIRSARFRRRCHLENILKTLWKEGVDVPLGQKGILKWNSMGRISMQRALFTLKREGWVVKSGEGKLLLTRDGIARAGYLVRLHRLWELYLVSCLKVDEERVHHSAEEMEHIITPDLEKRLTALLNHPQKDPHQKPIPQGERL, encoded by the coding sequence ATGTCGTTTATTGATTATTTCATTGACCCTCTTTACCGAGCTCCAGTGATTGGCTCGATGCTTATGTGTTTGTCCTCTGCTTTAATCGGAACATTGATGGTTGTTAAGCGGAGGAGTTTAGTGGGCGAAGCGCTCTCTCATGCAGCATATCCAGGTGTTGTTTTGAGTGTCATTGTAGGAGCCCTTTTTGTAGCTCCGAATCATCCCCTTGCTATTTTGGTTGTTCTTGGCGGTGCCTTTCTTTCCTCCTATTTTGGTTTAGAAGTCATCGAGAAGCTCCGGAACAAATTCCGCATTCACTTAGACGCGGCTCTATGTTTAACCCTCTCCGTGTTTTTGGGCATGGGGGTAGTCTTTGCCAGTAGGATTCAGTTTACCCATCCCCTTTGGCACCAACAATCCCAAGTATTTATTTATGGGCAAGCTGCAACGATGAGTGATATGCATATTGTGATTTATGGGGTACTTTCTGCTATAGTTGCTCTTTTCATTCTCTTCCGTTTCCGAGAAATTGAAGTTGCATTGTTTGATGCTCCTTATGCGCATAGCCAGGGATTATCAATGCAGCGCGTAATCAGGGGGATCTTTTTTCTTCTGATCCTCTCAATTGTTGTAGGAATTCGATCTGTTGGGGTGATTTTGATGTCGGGAATGCTTCTTGCTCCTACCGCCGCTGCCCGCTCTTTTACTGACCGTTTATCGCATCTGTTAATTCTTTCAGGTTTATTTGGTCTTATCAGCGGCTTTGGAGGGAACTATTTATCCCTAAAGTTAAGCGCCTATGGAGCAACTTATCCTACGGGCCCTATGATTCTTTTAGCGGCTGTTTCTCTCAGTATTCTTTCACTTTTGTTTGCCCCTAAAAAGGGTGCGGTTGCTCGCATGATCCGCAGTGCACGTTTTAGGAGGCGGTGCCATCTGGAAAATATTTTGAAGACTCTATGGAAAGAAGGGGTTGACGTGCCGCTTGGCCAAAAGGGAATCTTAAAGTGGAATTCTATGGGGAGAATCTCAATGCAACGGGCACTATTTACATTGAAGCGAGAAGGGTGGGTTGTAAAAAGCGGAGAGGGGAAACTTTTGCTTACTCGTGATGGAATCGCCCGCGCTGGATATTTAGTGCGTTTGCATCGATTATGGGAACTCTATTTGGTCTCATGCCTAAAAGTGGATGAGGAAAGGGTTCACCACAGTGCCGAGGAGATGGAGCATATTATTACCCCAGACTTGGAGAAGCGGTTGACAGCTCTTCTCAATCATCCCCAAAAAGATCCTCATCAAAAGCCTATTCCTCAGGGGGAACGATTATGA
- a CDS encoding metal ABC transporter ATP-binding protein, translating to MEDAVDIHQLTVNYEKTSALWDINLSIPKGSLVGVIGPNGAGKSTLLKALLGIVKPLSGNVRFFGKPFNKINEKIAYVPQKGSIDWDFPITVFDVVLMGRFGKLRGLKWYTKADKQAAQKMLERLEMGDLADRQISALSGGQQQRLFIARALLQDAEILLLDEPFAAVDKATEDIIIRLLKKLREEGKTILVVHHDLNTAPHYFDQVLLLNTSLVAYGDVEETLTPRNLSLAYGQRGELFDEATRLSGEQKAGFV from the coding sequence ATGGAAGATGCAGTAGACATACACCAACTTACAGTTAATTATGAAAAGACTTCGGCTCTTTGGGATATCAATCTTTCGATTCCTAAAGGAAGCCTTGTGGGAGTTATTGGCCCTAATGGAGCAGGGAAAAGCACCCTTCTTAAAGCCCTATTAGGAATTGTGAAGCCCCTATCTGGAAATGTCCGATTTTTTGGAAAACCCTTCAATAAAATTAACGAAAAAATTGCTTATGTTCCTCAAAAAGGGAGTATTGATTGGGATTTTCCTATTACTGTGTTTGATGTTGTTTTGATGGGGCGCTTTGGAAAGCTTCGCGGTCTAAAGTGGTATACAAAAGCTGATAAACAAGCAGCCCAGAAAATGCTTGAGCGGCTTGAGATGGGTGATTTAGCCGACCGGCAGATTAGTGCTCTTTCTGGTGGACAGCAGCAGCGCCTTTTTATCGCGCGTGCGCTCCTTCAAGATGCAGAGATTCTTCTTCTCGATGAACCCTTTGCTGCTGTTGACAAAGCGACGGAAGATATTATTATTCGGCTTCTCAAAAAACTTCGAGAGGAAGGAAAAACAATCCTTGTTGTACATCATGACTTAAACACTGCACCTCATTATTTTGATCAAGTGCTTCTTTTGAACACCTCTTTGGTAGCCTATGGCGATGTAGAAGAAACGCTGACCCCTCGAAATCTCTCTCTCGCCTATGGGCAAAGAGGGGAGCTTTTTGATGAAGCGACCCGTCTTTCTGGAGAGCAGAAAGCGGGATTTGTTTGA
- a CDS encoding metal ABC transporter solute-binding protein, Zn/Mn family — translation MKKWFILIVACILCSCGTGVNGPFMEPNGKTKVLSTTAMIDDLVAVIGGKEIDHTSLIIGDLDPHSYELVKGDDEKLLAADVIFYNGLGLEHGASLRGHLKSHGEAIGLGDILYRENPASFITIDGSLDPHFWMDVALFSQIIDPIVTTLSAKDPSHAELFRERGTALKAEMIAKDRALMEEVQSIPPQNRYLVTSHDAFYYFAKKYLSRPGEENWEERFMAPEGLAPDGQMSILDIQAVSEFLCEHQIHIVFPETNINQDALKKIVSICREKGLHVKIATTSLYGDTMGVKGTGADSYLEMIEHNVRTLSQELPQE, via the coding sequence ATGAAAAAATGGTTCATTCTAATTGTAGCATGTATCCTTTGTAGTTGCGGCACAGGAGTAAATGGCCCTTTTATGGAGCCGAATGGAAAAACTAAGGTGCTCTCTACTACAGCCATGATTGATGACCTGGTGGCTGTTATTGGTGGCAAGGAGATTGATCATACGAGTCTTATTATCGGAGACCTTGATCCTCATAGCTATGAGCTTGTAAAGGGAGATGATGAGAAACTTCTTGCTGCTGATGTGATTTTTTATAACGGGCTAGGGCTCGAGCATGGGGCGAGCCTCAGAGGACATTTAAAGTCTCACGGTGAGGCGATTGGGTTAGGAGACATTCTTTACCGAGAAAACCCTGCATCCTTCATTACCATTGATGGCTCCCTTGACCCTCATTTCTGGATGGATGTGGCTCTTTTTTCTCAAATAATTGATCCTATTGTCACCACCCTTTCGGCAAAAGATCCCAGCCATGCAGAGCTCTTCAGAGAGCGAGGAACAGCACTTAAAGCCGAAATGATTGCAAAAGATCGTGCATTAATGGAGGAAGTTCAATCGATTCCTCCTCAAAATCGGTATCTTGTGACGAGTCATGATGCGTTTTATTATTTTGCAAAAAAGTATCTTTCCAGGCCGGGGGAAGAGAACTGGGAAGAACGCTTTATGGCCCCAGAGGGGCTTGCTCCGGATGGACAAATGAGTATTCTTGATATCCAGGCAGTGAGCGAATTTCTCTGTGAACATCAGATTCATATCGTTTTTCCGGAGACTAACATTAATCAAGATGCTTTAAAAAAAATTGTATCCATCTGTCGTGAAAAGGGGCTCCATGTTAAAATCGCGACAACTTCCCTGTACGGGGATACAATGGGAGTCAAAGGGACAGGTGCAGATTCTTACCTAGAGATGATTGAACACAATGTTCGAACCCTAAGCCAAGAATTACCTCAAGAATAA
- a CDS encoding P-loop NTPase codes for MIKAKFIIGVLAGKGGVGKSTFTGQLALALDRSGHRVGVFDADVYGPSIRHLLPEDRGPRTEEEKVLPAQSGGISLMSTAYFPRDKGSSVVRAPIATQIISQFIEEVEWGELDFLLVDFPPGTGDIQITLMQKLSFNGAIVMTTPQELSLLDVRKSMSMCIQMGVPLLGVVENMSYFSEPGSLKRHLLFGEGGGKALSEEFRVPFLSEIPIDPSLNMHKKVQSTPIFDTLSKKITALLEEEKGYKIKVDDRYHFSIEWLDGKKSLYRFADVQPHCPCVECLEGKKPLADSMGEKIARVGNYGIQILFSSGCSKGIYPFSLLRDLDR; via the coding sequence TTGATTAAAGCAAAGTTTATTATTGGAGTTCTCGCAGGGAAAGGAGGGGTAGGAAAGTCCACCTTTACTGGGCAGCTGGCCCTTGCTCTAGATAGGAGTGGGCACAGGGTAGGAGTTTTTGACGCAGATGTATATGGCCCTTCTATCCGCCACCTTCTCCCTGAGGACCGCGGGCCACGGACAGAGGAAGAAAAAGTCCTCCCCGCCCAATCTGGGGGGATTTCGCTGATGTCTACGGCCTACTTTCCTCGAGATAAGGGCTCCTCGGTTGTGCGTGCTCCGATAGCCACCCAGATTATCTCGCAGTTTATCGAGGAAGTTGAATGGGGAGAGCTTGACTTTCTCCTTGTAGATTTTCCTCCAGGGACGGGGGATATACAAATTACTTTAATGCAAAAACTCTCCTTTAATGGGGCCATCGTGATGACCACGCCTCAAGAACTCTCTCTCCTTGATGTTAGAAAGTCGATGAGTATGTGTATTCAGATGGGGGTTCCTCTTCTTGGGGTTGTAGAAAACATGAGCTACTTTTCTGAGCCAGGATCTTTGAAGCGTCATCTCCTTTTTGGAGAAGGCGGGGGAAAAGCCCTCTCTGAAGAATTCAGAGTTCCATTTCTTTCAGAAATTCCAATAGATCCTTCATTAAACATGCATAAAAAAGTTCAATCAACTCCTATCTTTGATACACTTTCGAAAAAGATAACTGCTCTTCTTGAGGAAGAAAAAGGGTATAAAATAAAGGTCGATGATAGGTATCATTTCTCAATTGAATGGTTGGACGGTAAGAAAAGTCTTTACCGCTTTGCAGATGTCCAGCCGCACTGTCCTTGTGTAGAGTGTTTAGAAGGAAAGAAACCTCTTGCAGATAGTATGGGAGAGAAAATTGCCCGTGTGGGAAATTATGGGATTCAGATTCTCTTCTCTTCAGGGTGCTCGAAGGGGATTTATCCTTTTTCGTTATTAAGGGACTTAGATCGATGA